The following DNA comes from Desulfatiglans anilini DSM 4660.
GCGATACTTCGAGTCCACCAGCGCTTCACGATCACCCAGTTCACGGGCGTTGCGATCATAAAAATCATAAAAGGTCTCCTGCGTCCAGTAGCCCTTCTTCAGGAATTCATCGACCATCTTCTGCTGATAACGGATCGGTTTCATCTTTGCTTCCCTCTCGAAATGGATGAATGTTCGTCTGCCTTGATGGGGCTGTTTTTTTCCGGCTGCCGGTTGAAGACCGGCCTTGAACGGACCCGGACCTGAAACGGTTTTCGGCGCACCCCCGGCCTGAGCGGCCGGGAGTGCGCCTCCCGGGGGAGGGTTTCCGGTTAGAGGGTTAGAAACCCAGTTCAGACCAGCGAGCTTCGACCCTCTTGACCATTTCGGGGTCGAGCTTGATCGGGATGGGCTTCTCTTTCCAGTCGTAGGGGATGGTGGCGTCCAGCAGGAGGCGGCCCGTGATATCCCTGGCGTCGATGGGCAGCGAGGGATCAAGCGGAGTCGAGCGGCCGCGCTTGATGACCTGGCAGCGGTTCGGCTGGAAGCGGAAGCTCAGGGCGTACAGGACCCGTGGAATGTCCCAGGGCTCGATGTCTTCGTCGACCACGATCACGGTCTTGAGGCCGTAGGCGCCCATTTCCGTCGAGATGGCTGCGGTGAGCACCTGGTCGGCGTGGCCAGGGTACATCTGCTTCATGGAGATGATGGCGAGGAAGCGGCCCGAGCCTTCCGGCGGGCAGTACACCGAACGGATGCCGGGGATCTTCATGCCGACGAGCTGCTGCCACAGGGTCGCGCCGTAGGAAACGGCCATGGTCATGTGGGTGTCGGTGACCGCGCGGCCGACCGTGGTGCCCCAGAGGATCGGGTTGTTGCGGTAGGTCACGCACTTGACATCGATGAAGTTCCTGGGATCGGTTCCGACGCCGGAATAGTAGCCGGTGTATTCACCGAACGGGCCTTCCTGCATGAAGGCCTCGGGATCGACCTCTCCTTCGACGACGATTTCAGCGTGCGCCGGGATCGGGAGATCCACAGTTTCACCCTGGACCACCTCGACCGGTTCGTTGCGAATGGCACCGGCGACATCGTACTCCGACACGAAAGCGGATATCCGGGCGGCGCCAAGGATGAAGAGCAGGGGGTCACAGCCGATGATCGAGGCGACCGGCATCTTTTTGCCCATGGCCTGGTATTTCTTGAGCATGATGTCGGCGTGCTTGCCTTTGATGAACTGGGTGCCCATTTTATCCTTCCCGAGGAGTTGGGAGCGGTAGGTGCCAAGGTTCACCCAGCCGGTCTCGGGGTCCTTCGAGATGATGAAGTGGGCGGTGCCGAGATAGCGGCCGCCGTCGAGGGGGTACCATTGGGGCGTCGGGAATTTGTAGAGGTCGACTTCGTCGCCCATCATGATATTCTCTTTGCAGGGCGCGGCAGACTTGTCCACTACCTTCGGGGGGATCAGCTTGTCGCCGATTTTAACCCATTCTTCCATAATTTGCGTTAGGGAAGATGACGGGTCCATCCCCATGATGAGGGAGAGTCGCTCTGTGGTCGTGCAGACGCTCGTAATGACGGGTGTGGTGTAATCCTTCACGTTCTCGAACAGCAGCGCCGGACCTTGCTGTTCTTCGTTGAGCTTGGCGATGTGCGACAGCTCCAGGTTCCAATCGACCTCCGCCTTGATCCGCTTCAGCGCGTTGTGCTCTTCGGCCACCTTGACAAAATCTCTCATGCTTTTCATTCTAAATTCTCCTTCATTAGGTTAAAATTAGTAAAAAGGGACAATATGGTTACGCTATTGCTACGCAATGCTGAACGTAATTTTCAACCAGGAAATATAAGGGATTGGTGTCTCCCCTGACGTGATGCGCCGAAAACGAACGGGTTCAGTTCAGGGGGAGAATGAATGTCTGCGTATCCGACTGTAATACCCGCGAACGTCGATCGAACCGCCCTGTCAGGTGCGGATTGTCTCTGCCGCTTCAAAGCCGGCGGCACTGCCGGCCGCACCGGCGATGCGGCCGCTTTCCTTCGGGCCCGGCCCACACGGTGGTAAGGGAAGCACCCTTCTCGTTAGATTTTCTAACCGTGAGCCTTGAGAAAACCGTCGGTGTCATATATCGCGCCGTA
Coding sequences within:
- the ppcB gene encoding phenylphosphate carboxylase subunit beta, producing the protein MKSMRDFVKVAEEHNALKRIKAEVDWNLELSHIAKLNEEQQGPALLFENVKDYTTPVITSVCTTTERLSLIMGMDPSSSLTQIMEEWVKIGDKLIPPKVVDKSAAPCKENIMMGDEVDLYKFPTPQWYPLDGGRYLGTAHFIISKDPETGWVNLGTYRSQLLGKDKMGTQFIKGKHADIMLKKYQAMGKKMPVASIIGCDPLLFILGAARISAFVSEYDVAGAIRNEPVEVVQGETVDLPIPAHAEIVVEGEVDPEAFMQEGPFGEYTGYYSGVGTDPRNFIDVKCVTYRNNPILWGTTVGRAVTDTHMTMAVSYGATLWQQLVGMKIPGIRSVYCPPEGSGRFLAIISMKQMYPGHADQVLTAAISTEMGAYGLKTVIVVDEDIEPWDIPRVLYALSFRFQPNRCQVIKRGRSTPLDPSLPIDARDITGRLLLDATIPYDWKEKPIPIKLDPEMVKRVEARWSELGF